The Cutaneotrichosporon cavernicola HIS019 DNA, chromosome: 5 DNA segment GGTGACGAAAATCACCCGCCTGGAACACGATGTACACAAACTCCGATGCGTCAACCTtaccctcctcgagcgggCCGAGAACAGCCGGAAGGAAGCGGACGAGGCGAATCAAAACCTGGTCAATGCATACGGACACAAGGCGGAGTTGGACCAGATCTACGCCCAAACTGTTCAAGAGCTGAATGTAAAGACtgaggagcttggagtCCTCAAGTCATACCTCGCTGTTGGCGGAGAGACCAACGTGTACGGATATCAGCTGGCGCTCGCCACCGACCGCGCCGAAAAGTACCGCAGGCTCAACGCGGAGCTTGCGTTCCAGAAGGCCCTTGGTGACCAGACGATCGCCCAGCTCAGAATCGACAACCAGCACCTCAGGAACCAGATCCTCCCCAACCGGGGTATCATTTACGACGTCTCTAGCGTCGGGCCCATTCGGACGGCCAGGCCGCGCTCCATCGCCCCGTCTCCGTTCGTccgccgtcgtcatcccCTGGCCGAGTCCACCTTGTTGGCTGATGTGCCCAAGTAGGGCTCCTGTTGTACATCCTTACAGTGCGCCGTTCAGGTGCCGGACTCTGCCCGTGTTGTACTGTAGCGTTATGAACTGTATCTTCTATCAATACAAGATCTCAGGAGGGTCATGGTAGGGTTGGGATGCCTCCGAACCCTGAAAGCAAACCTAGTCTTAGATCTCAGGTAAACTGTGGCAAACTACGTAGATTCTCGAGTCACGCGAGTTGTCTTTGATTCCAACTAATGTTAATGTGGCCACGCGATCCCATGTTGACTTTGTCTCAGTCATCAATTGCCCTCTCTACTATTCGTCCATGGGCCCATCGTGGGTAGGGTGCGTATCGGACCCGACAGAAAGCGGTACTTTGTACCGGCGTCATGACCGGACATTAGCCCATGAGTCGGGAAAGGCGGTGAGGGCCGTGACCTAATGGACCTCGACGTACCGACGTATTGTTTTCCCCCCCTCTATTCCACAGTTTTTGTCACACTTCCCAGTCCTAACCATTCTCCTCTTAAAACACAACAACGTGGGTACGTTCACGCACCACATTCTGATATCAGACTGCCATTTGGCGTCTATCTTTCACACCCGTCCACACAGCCACGTACCTCTCGCAAGACCATAACAATGGAGTTCGCCTTCCAGAATAGCGCCGCTCCCCAGACTGTCACGCTCTCCCCGGAAATCACactcgaggtcctcgccACTCGCGGCCTCGCAATCCACAACGGGGAGCTAGTCATCATGGCGGATCCGTCACGCAGTTCCACCTTCGACTCTGGTATTGGTGACGGTTTTGACGACCCGGTCGCGAACCGTGATGCGGATAACTACATCACCGACACGGACCTGATGGACGTCGATGACTTGATCGATGACAATAGCGGTATGACGGAAACGGCGATTCACCTCCCATCCGGGCGCGCCGGAAGACTCTTCACGGAACTCCTAAATCTGACCGATGAGATTGAGGGTCTCGTGAATATGACGATGGAGGGTCTCGTGAATATGTCGATGGAGGGTCTCGCGAATATGTCGATGGAGCATCATGCGCTTCTGGAAGTGGAGTCTCCCATGCTGCATTGCCGGGAACAGGCACTCGTCGCCACAGATCGCCGTCTCCAGGAGGCAATCGAGAATATGGTTGAAActgccctcctccagaACACGATCACGGGCCCAGAGgtgtcggcggcgaaggCTGAAGAGCTCCATTAAGTGCTGCGCAACCAAACTTAGACTATCGATCAACAGAAGCGCCATATCGACATTTTGCAATTGGAAACTCGGGTGCTAGAGTTTGAGGCCCACCAACTCCAGTTGCAGCTTGACAAAATCGCCCAAACCCCACTCCCCACCTGTGTGTGGGTCCGAATCCAACGGTACACGAGGACCCCGAAAGTTCGCCCAGGCCTGAGCAACGAATGGATGGTCCGGCCAACTCTGGAatgcgtcgtcgacgcctcACAGCTCGACTCGCACCACGCCACAAAGATTCGCGAACAAGACAAGATCCTGCCGGGCTGTCCTCCACTCAAGGCCAGCCGTGTCCTGTACATGCTGTGGCTGTGAACCCAAACGTCCAAGAACTCGCTGGAGATGGGGTTGTTGCCAATGTAGTTTTGCTTCTCGTCAACTGGATGGACATAGTGCTTCGTGGCAGGCTCTTTGCCCAATAGAACAATTGAATAGGCTGATTAAGACCATCACTGATGCTGGATTGGTACAATGGCCCAAAACCCCCAAAACCATCAGTCCTCTGGGCCGCTCTGTTCAGTGACGTCCCTGAGAATGATGGCTTACCACGGCATGGACATTGTACGTCTGCTACCCGTGTGCATTCTTTCTTTCTCGTTTTACAAATCTACTGTCGGACCCCACCACACCAGAGTCCACAGATGGGGGCATGTGAGCGAGAGAACGTGAGATACCCGAATTGTAGCCTCTTTGGCGTGATACACGTGCCTGTTACGCTTGGCGGAATTCGCCGTGTCATAAATGGAGATAATGTGAGAGAAAAGGGTGGTAGTTTCTCCCTGTCTCACAGTATGTTGTGAAACGGTCCAGCAGGACAATGCACAGCTTTTGAGCACATGAACACGAGCACCAGAGACAGCCGGGTCCACCAAAACTGCTCCCAATGAATGAATCAATCCAGGTAAGGTACTTGGCTTCCGTTTCAAAGTCCCACGCGCTTTTATGCAATTTCTACGATAATGCAGCTGCAATGTTCGCCGTCATCATAATGTCTTTCAGCTATTtgcaggaggagagaggagagcggAGAGCGGTACACTAGGCGGAAGATCCAATTCACACCTAGATCTCCACATGACTTGCCGCTGTGGCGCAGCCCTCTCTTACCTCCGAGACCCTTTGCCACTCGAACAACAACTCACGCCACTCAAGCGTGAGACATAACGACGTACTCTTCTCGCATCATCGTTTCCCGCACTTCTTGCTCTCTCTGCACACAGATTTCTCACATCTGCATCCCCCAAGTCACATCCACTGTACAGCTCTCTCATTTATATCGCGTTCTCTGAAACCTCTTCTCCatcaacctcctcaacctcatcaACGTGCCAAAACATCACCATCGATCAGTGAGCATTCCTGACTCGCTCTAACAATTTCTGACGAGGCTCAGACCATGACCATCACCCCCGTTACCTACAACCAGGAGCACGAGGCCgcatcgacctcgtcgagttCTGCCGAACGCAAggcagcggcggcacgGTATCCCGCCATGGACCTCGTCCCCGTCACCGAGTCGCAGCCCTGGGGTAGTTACCCGTGGGGTGCACAGGGTAAGCGCCCCAAGCACAAGACCAAGCCGGCTCTCAAGAAGGCCACCAGCCTCCCCGCCCAgtccgtcgccgccaacgccacTGCCATCGCCTCCGagcccgtcgccgccaacgccacTGCCACCGCCTCCgagcccgccgccacccctACTCCCCCCCGCGGCGTCTCGTTCAACAAGGTGGTGCACTACCTCGTCATTGAGCGCCTCCCCGAGTGGGCCTCGAccgccaaggacggcgagcaGGAGGGCGACCAAGGCACCATGTTTCTCCGTCCGGTGGGGTATTCCGCCTACGAGCCCAGTCacatcgacgtcgcccgCTCGCCCGAGTTTGCcgagcgccagcgcgccgCATCGGATCGGCGCGCTTACATCCACCGCCTGCAGCACTTGCAAGACCGCAAGCAGCTGGAGGACGGCGACTACCGTGGGTGTGACGAAGCGCGGAGCAACCGGAGCGTGAACAAGTGGACCTTGTCGGCCCAGGGTAACGAGGTGCGGCACTCGTTGCGCTACTGCGGCGCTTCCTACGACCCCGATTCCGAGCCGCCGGCTTTGCAGGAGCcggacgaggacagcggGTGGGAGACGAGCTCGGACGCCTCGGACTTGGTCGGTGTCCGCCCGGCCAACGGCGCGCGGTTCGGCGACGTCTCGAACCACGATGTGGGCGACGTGGACAATGACACCGGGTTTGGCACGGACACGATCGCAGGGGACGCCGCCAACGGGAGGTACGAGGAAGTCGAGCGACCGCCTCGTTTCGGGACCTTCAACTTGCTCCCGACTCGTTCGGGGCCCATAAACTTGCCCCGGTCTCGTTGGAGCTCGATGGACTTGCGCGAACTCGCCTCGCCAAAGCCCAACGACGCCGATGTCAGCGCGGACTCGGTATACTCGTTCAACTCGGATGTCGCCGAGTTTGACTTCgccagcgacagcgagcgTGAAAGCCGccgcgacagcgacagcgacggcgagtgGGACGGCGACCGCGGCGCCTTGCTTCGTTCGGACAATGAcgctgtcgacgacggctgGGTGGACGACGGCCAGATCAAGGGCATGGTCGACAACTTGCTCGACATCGGGTTCGGTGACTCGGCGGGAGACAGGCGCTCGaactcgccgccatcgagaCCGGCGAGTGTGGATCAAGGCGTCAGCAACGACAGCGCCGTTGTCGCCGAGAGCAATGTCGACATGGAGGCCGGTGACActgcggcggaggaggccTTTGCAAGAGTGTCAAGCGAGTTCGGCGCGTCGATCAGCGAGACGTCTGCGGGAGAGCTCGGTCAGGCGGTGAGCGCGGTCGTGGTGGCAATCAGCCCCAGCTCTGAGTTACCCGTCGCCCTTACGACCAGCAACCTCCAGATCCCCTTCGCTGCTCCTGGGCATTTCGCGGGCCCTACCCCTGATCTCGTGAGCCCCGCGTCAAGTTacccgccgacgccgtcgccgctctcgaccgccgcctcgaggtgcCCCTCGCCGCTTctgccgccctcgtccatgCTCTTCGCGCCCCCACCATCTCGCGATGAAGTTGCTGAGCCCCCATTCCACTCGCAGCACCCCGCCCTCCAGTGACCCCCTGCTGACCTTTGAATGATCCATCCACACGGACATAGCTGCCATCATTCTCCGGATCCTCTTTGTTCGATTTCGATATCCATCTTTTGTCATTACCATGCATCTCATATCTGCTTTGCCGCTGGATCATGCACAACTTACATCTGTATCGCTAACCTTCTACAATGCACTACTCAGAGCTTGGCACTTCCCTGCTCGTTGACAAACACACCCGCGACACCGAAGCCGGTACCGGCACACATTGaggtgacgacgaccttggcgccCGTGCGTTTGGCCTCGTTCAGGCCGGTCGCGACCTGGCGCGCGCCAGTTGCGCCGAGGGGGTGTCCAATGGCAATAGCACCACCGTTTGGGTTGAGCTTGCTCtggtcaaggccgaggtccTTGGCGCAGTAGAGAGCCTGACCAGCGAACGCCTCGTTGATCTCGAagatgtcgacgtcggaGAGCTGCAGACCGACCTTCCTGAGCGCCTTGGGAATCGCCACCGCGGGTCCAACACCCATAATACGAGGAGGAACACCGGCAGTCACGACACATCCGACCTTGCCGATGATTGGGAGACCGAGGTTCTCCGCAACACtgcggcgggcgaggacgacggcaGCAGCACCGTCAGTCAGCTGCGACGAGTTGCCGGCGTGCGTTGTTCCGTCGGCCTTGAACGCGGGTTTGAGGCCCTTGAGCGACTCGGCAGTGACGCCGTACCGAGGAGTGTCATCACGAGTGACAGTCTTGTCGCCAATGGTGACGGGGACAATCTCGCCATCGAAGCGCCCGGCCTtctgcgccgcctctgCCTTCTGGTGCGAGCGGGCAGCGAACTCGTCCTGCTCCTGGCGCGAAAGTGCATAGCTAAAATCAGCGAATGCGAATATGGATGACGTACTCTTCCACAACATTCTCGTTGGTAATACCCATTGGGATGAGGCAGTCGGCTGCGAGCGGGTGCTTGCGCACAGCCTCTGATGTAGGGTGGTCAAGTGGTGTGCGTGCATAGTGGTGAGTCATGCTCTCGCATCCACCAGCAATGCCAATGTCAATGTCGCCAGCCCGGATCTCGTTGGTAATAGTCCAAATCGCCTGAAGAGACGACGAGCATTGACGGTTGACGGTCGACACTGACGTCTCGATGGGGAAGCCAGCAGCAAGAGCGGCCATGCGTGAAATAGATGCACCTCCACGAGGAGTACGGACCGTGCCGATCTGgatgtcctcgacgagcttgggGTCGATGCGGGCAGCCGAGACGGCACCCTTgagggcgccgacgagcaTGTCTTCAAACCgggcgtccttgagcgcacCCTTGGTCGCCCTGCACATGGGTGTgcgcttggcggcgaggatcACGACATCGTCGGGGTTCTTGGACAGGAGAGAGGCCTTTCCGGACATGATTAGAGATTAGATGGGAGTTTTGGGAAGTGTCAGTAGATCAGAGAGTAGTTATATCTGGATGGGCAGATGGGGTGGAGACATGCCGGTAACTGGCTTGCCGAAATCCGGGGCTGGGTGTAATCGCCGGAGTGGGCCGGGTCTGGGGTGACAAGTAGGGCCGCTACGGTCATGACCGAACACCGACCACCCACTTGTTAGTCTACATCTTACGGCCGAGGTTCTTGGTGCATCGGGGTCACCGATCGTTCACGTGGACGTCTGTGCAGCCATATTGTTGACGGCAAGGAGAATTCTGGATCTCTGAGAGCGCAAAATACACCTCTGTTACCTCCTCACCAAAGATGACACGTGGTTGACACTTGGAAAGATGGGGTCGATTAAGGAATGGGAGTAATGAAGcgcgtcaacctcgacgcgtcgcTCAAAAGATCAACAAATCACTCATCACTCTTTActcgccactcgccaccaccgcaTATCACCAATCATCACACAATGGTTACTACAATtcaagaagaagcgtgA contains these protein-coding regions:
- the POT1 gene encoding uncharacterized protein (Belongs to the thiolase family) produces the protein MSGKASLLSKNPDDVVILAAKRTPMCRATKGALKDARFEDMLVGALKGAVSAARIDPKLVEDIQIGTVRTPRGGASISRMAALAAGFPIETSVSTVNRQCSSSLQAIWTITNEIRAGDIDIGIAGGCESMTHHYARTPLDHPTSEAVRKHPLAADCLIPMGITNENVVEDYALSRQEQDEFAARSHQKAEAAQKAGRFDGEIVPVTIGDKTVTRDDTPRYGVTAESLKGLKPAFKADGTTHAGNSSQLTDGAAAVVLARRSVAENLGLPIIGKVGCVVTAGVPPRIMGVGPAVAIPKALRKVGLQLSDVDIFEINEAFAGQALYCAKDLGLDQSKLNPNGGAIAIGHPLGATGARQVATGLNEAKRTGAKVVVTSMCAGTGFGVAGVFVNEQGSAKL